From one Pedobacter faecalis genomic stretch:
- a CDS encoding DUF4249 domain-containing protein, which yields MGRIRIFIGLLLVAIAAAACEKVVDLDLDNAEPKIVIDASLNDNYQHHFVRVSRTYSFTEPNSFNGVAGAKVVLSIPGQDVNLREVEKGVYRTPRMRGMPGTGYTLNVTVDGVTYSSTSYMPEKVYLDSLSFKRLSFFGEENTYVAANFNDPANAQNNYRYLLTVKDKVEEDDVSDDRFNNGNVISNVLYHELDKLKTGDTLEVELQSINRDVYKYFFSLEQITGGGGPPVSPANPPSNFNNGALGVFNAHTSSRRNAVIQ from the coding sequence ATGGGCAGGATAAGAATTTTTATTGGTTTACTTTTAGTGGCAATTGCGGCGGCCGCCTGCGAAAAGGTCGTCGATCTTGATCTGGACAACGCCGAACCTAAAATTGTGATCGATGCGAGTCTGAATGACAACTATCAGCATCATTTCGTCCGTGTATCACGCACCTACAGCTTCACCGAACCCAATAGCTTCAATGGTGTTGCAGGCGCTAAAGTGGTGCTGTCTATCCCCGGACAGGATGTGAACCTTCGTGAAGTAGAGAAAGGCGTTTACCGTACGCCGCGGATGCGGGGGATGCCCGGCACAGGCTACACCTTGAATGTTACGGTCGACGGCGTAACCTACTCCTCCACCTCTTACATGCCCGAAAAGGTCTATCTCGACTCACTCTCCTTCAAACGGCTGAGTTTCTTTGGCGAGGAAAATACCTATGTAGCGGCCAACTTTAACGACCCGGCTAATGCGCAGAACAATTACCGTTATCTTTTAACCGTAAAAGATAAAGTTGAAGAAGACGATGTTAGTGACGACCGGTTTAACAACGGCAACGTCATTTCTAACGTCTTGTATCATGAGTTAGACAAACTAAAAACAGGGGACACGCTGGAAGTCGAACTTCAGTCCATCAACCGCGACGTGTACAAATACTTCTTCAGCCTGGAGCAGATCACAGGTGGTGGCGGGCCTCCCGTTTCGCCGGCAAATCCGCCCTCAAACTTTAATAACGGCGCATTAGGTGTTTTTAATGCGCATACCTCAAGCAGGAGAAATGCGGTAATCCAGTAA
- a CDS encoding TonB-dependent receptor, whose product MQKLHRCVLLILLIVGLSKLSAAQNKYTINGTITDATTGETLIGASVRISGQVTSGAVTNAYGFFSLSAPAGSYSVTISFVGYKTENQTIMLGKDTRLNVALTEDNQLSEVVISATRQNENVINPQMGLQKMNVREINDVPVLLGERDVLKTIQLLPGIKSAGEGNSGFYVRGGSTDQNLILLDEAPVYNASHLLGFFSTFNSDAIKDVSVYKGGMPAQYGGRLASVVDIKMNDGNKKEFAAEGGIGLISSRLKVEGPLSKDKGSFMISGRRTYLDAFLALSPDSSVRGNTLYFYDLNAKANYQINDRNTIFLSGYFGRDNLGISETFGFDWGNSTLTLRWNHLFSNRLFSNTSLIYSNYNYVIENQIAENSFKIKSAIKDFNLKQDFEYSIGNNNRLKFGVNAIHHTIAPGNLESGPQSSVNNTNYEDRKGIELAGYISNEWSPAERFNLVYGLRLSNFSLLGPGNFRTYDEDGNTLTTTAYGNGELVSNYFNLEPRVSASYQLNTSSSIKAAYTRNTQHIHLMSNSTSTSPTDLYIMNSNNVKPEIADQIASGYFRNFSDNKYEFSAEVYYKWMQNQIEYRTGTDLRGNANVEADLLYGDGRAYGIELFFKKRFGKLNGWLGYTWSRTQRQFDAIDDGRWFYARQDRTHDLSLVGIYKPGKRWTFSSVFVYNTGNAVTFPSGKYQINGRTVFYYTEKNGYRTPDYHRLDVSATLEGKPGRKIQSNWSFGIYNLYNRHNAFSIDFEDNPDDPERTQAVQTTLFGIIPSVTWNFKF is encoded by the coding sequence AGTAGGGTTAAGTAAGTTATCTGCGGCACAGAATAAATATACCATAAACGGGACCATAACCGATGCCACAACAGGTGAAACGTTAATAGGTGCCAGTGTTAGAATAAGCGGCCAGGTTACCAGCGGTGCCGTTACCAATGCCTACGGCTTCTTTTCGTTAAGCGCCCCGGCAGGTAGCTACAGCGTTACCATCAGTTTTGTGGGCTACAAGACCGAAAACCAAACCATAATGCTGGGGAAAGACACGCGCTTAAACGTAGCACTTACGGAAGACAACCAGCTCAGTGAAGTGGTCATATCTGCTACCAGACAAAACGAAAATGTGATCAACCCGCAAATGGGCCTGCAGAAAATGAACGTTCGGGAAATCAACGACGTACCTGTACTACTGGGCGAACGCGACGTGCTCAAAACCATTCAACTGCTACCCGGGATCAAATCAGCAGGGGAGGGCAACAGCGGATTTTATGTGCGGGGCGGCTCCACCGATCAGAATCTCATCTTGCTCGACGAAGCTCCGGTATATAACGCCTCCCATTTACTCGGCTTCTTCTCTACATTTAATTCAGACGCCATAAAGGATGTTAGTGTATATAAGGGAGGTATGCCCGCTCAGTACGGTGGTCGGCTCGCATCGGTTGTCGACATAAAGATGAACGACGGGAACAAAAAGGAGTTTGCCGCAGAAGGAGGTATTGGCCTTATTTCCTCCCGGCTCAAAGTGGAGGGGCCACTCTCGAAAGACAAAGGTTCTTTCATGATTAGCGGCAGGCGCACCTATCTCGACGCCTTCCTGGCCTTGTCGCCCGACAGCTCAGTAAGAGGGAACACACTCTATTTTTACGACTTGAATGCCAAAGCCAACTATCAGATCAACGACCGGAACACCATCTTCCTGTCGGGTTATTTTGGCCGCGACAATCTCGGGATTTCAGAAACTTTTGGGTTCGATTGGGGAAATTCGACACTTACCCTGCGCTGGAACCACCTGTTCAGTAATCGCCTGTTCTCCAATACTTCACTGATATACAGCAATTACAATTACGTTATCGAAAACCAGATCGCTGAGAACAGCTTCAAGATCAAGTCCGCCATCAAAGACTTTAACCTTAAGCAGGATTTTGAGTACAGCATTGGCAACAATAACCGGCTCAAATTTGGTGTTAACGCCATCCATCATACCATAGCACCGGGAAATCTTGAATCAGGCCCTCAATCCAGTGTAAACAACACCAACTATGAAGATCGCAAAGGCATAGAGCTGGCTGGTTACATCTCTAACGAATGGAGTCCGGCAGAGCGGTTTAACCTGGTATATGGGCTACGTCTCAGCAATTTCTCCCTGCTCGGCCCAGGCAATTTCCGCACCTACGATGAAGATGGCAACACGCTCACAACCACCGCTTACGGAAATGGCGAACTGGTCAGTAACTACTTCAACCTGGAGCCACGGGTATCAGCCAGCTATCAGCTCAACACGAGCTCCTCCATTAAAGCAGCCTATACACGGAACACACAGCATATACACCTGATGTCCAATTCTACCTCAACGTCGCCTACCGACCTGTACATCATGAATAGCAACAACGTGAAGCCGGAGATCGCTGATCAGATCGCTTCAGGATACTTTCGGAATTTCAGCGATAACAAGTACGAATTTTCTGCCGAGGTATACTATAAATGGATGCAGAATCAGATCGAATACCGTACCGGTACCGATCTTCGTGGCAATGCCAATGTTGAAGCCGATCTACTGTATGGCGATGGCCGGGCCTACGGTATAGAGCTGTTTTTTAAGAAGCGTTTCGGAAAGCTTAACGGATGGCTGGGCTATACCTGGTCGCGCACCCAGCGGCAGTTTGATGCCATAGATGATGGCCGTTGGTTTTACGCCCGTCAGGACAGGACGCACGATCTTTCGCTCGTCGGAATTTACAAGCCGGGCAAACGCTGGACCTTCTCGTCCGTGTTCGTTTATAACACCGGAAATGCGGTTACTTTTCCAAGCGGTAAATACCAGATCAACGGTCGCACAGTATTCTATTACACCGAAAAGAACGGGTACCGGACACCCGACTACCACCGTCTGGATGTATCCGCGACTTTAGAAGGCAAGCCGGGACGCAAAATACAGTCCAACTGGTCGTTCGGGATCTACAACCTTTACAACCGCCATAACGCTTTTTCAATCGACTTCGAAGATAATCCCGACGATCCTGAAAGGACTCAGGCCGTTCAAACCACCTTATTTGGTATAATACCTTCGGTAACGTGGAACTTTAAATTTTAA